The nucleotide window CCAGATCGGGCTCGCGGGCAGCCTGACGATCGGTGACAACGTGGCGATCGGTGCCAAAGCGGGGCTTAACAACCACATCAAGATCGGCGATGGGGCACAGATCGCGGCCATGAGTGCGGTGAAGGACGACATTCCTGCCAACGAACGTTGGGGCGGTCATCTAGCTCGGCCGACCAGGCAATGGTTCCGGGAGACGCTGGCGCTTGAACGCCTGGCGCGCGATGGCGCAGCTCATCCAAAGGGCGAGGGGAAGGAGTGATGGAGGAGGCACCGGTCAGGTTTGAGCTCGTGGACATCAACGAGATCCTCAAGACGCTCCCGCACCGTTATCCAATGCTGCTGATTGATCGGGTGATCAAGATCCGGACCGATTACAGCGGTATCGGCATCAAGAACGTTACGTTCAACGAGCCGCCGTTTCTCGGCCATTTCCCCGAACGTCCGGTCTATCCCGGCGTGATGATGATCGAGGCCATGGCGCAGACCGCCGGCGTGATCGGCATCAAGTCGGTCGAGGGCACCGAGAAGCCGCGCGCGGTTTATTTCCTTACCATCGACAAGTGCAAATTCCGCAAGCCGGTGATGCCCGGCGACACCATCGAATACCACATGCGCTCGATCGGCCGCCGCAAGGCGATGTGGTGGTTTCACGGCGATGCCAAGGTAAATGGTGCCGTGGTTGCGGAAGCGGACGTCGGCGCAATGCTGACGGATTGAATCTGATTGCATCTACCCCGCCATACAACTGACGTCTTCCTGATGTCTCTACTCAATCTTTGGTAGTGGAACCCACGCCGAGGTTATTGAGAAAATTTGCCGCCTAAGTCCGGTTTGGGTCCACGCTTTTTCAACGGAGGCGTCGGTGAACAGGCTTGCGTCCATTATTTCGTGTTTGGTCTTTTTTCTGCTGATGCAGCCGCAAGGTTACGCGGCAGATCTCAACGGTCTCGTATCGTCCCTCAAGGGTGGCGGCTACGTCATCGTGTTTCGACACGGTGCCACCGACGACAGCCAGAAGGACGTTTACCCCTTCAAATTCGACGACATGAGTGCGCAGCGCCAACTGAGCGAGAAGGGCCGCGCGCTGGCGCGCGATCTTGGGGCTGCGCTCGCGAAACTCGGTGTGCCGATCGGCGAGGTCTATACGAGCCAGCTAAACCGCGCGGTCGAGACCGGTAAGCTGATCAGCGGCAAGGACGTGTCTCCCGTCGACGCGCTGACTGACAGCGGCGCGGGCAATCCGTCGGCGATGGCGAACCCCGACGGCAAGAACGCCAAAATTGGACGCGCCATCCGCGGCCTCGTCGACGTGCCTCCGAAAGCCGGCGTCAATAATGTAGCGGTGACGCACAAAACCAACGTCGCCGACGCCTTCGGAAAGGAGTTTGGCGATATCCGCGAGGGCGAGGCGCTCGTCTACAAGACCAGTAGCTCGGGCCCGGCCGTCCTGGTCGCGCGCGTGCAGCCCGGCGAATGGATTGCTCAGGCCGGCAGCTAGAGCCTTTTCGGTTCTGATTGAATCAGAACCGGGCTCCAGATTCTTGTTTTGACGCGTTTTCTTGACGCGAACCGGTGTCCAGCCACGGATCAAGTGCGAGGGCACGCTTCGCTGGAAAACGCTCTGGCAGGACGCCGTTCGGCCGTGCATCCACTTTGGACGGCTGGCGCAATCTATTTGTGCCATATCGAGGGAACTTCAGCCGGCCGACAGCTTTGTAGATGCTGTGGGGAATTTGTCGCCGGATGGCTGCATGAAATTTCTCTGGGTCAGTGTTGCGCTGCTAGGCACAGCTATTGTTCTCGGCGGACATGCGGTGGCCCGCGACGACGGCCGCTATGCCAAATCCCCGCTCAAGTCGTGGTTCGACAGCCTCAGAAGCGGTAAGGGGCCATGTTGCTCCGACGCTGATGGCTCTGCCGTTGCCGATGTCGATTGGGAATCCAAGGACGGTCACTACCGCGTTCGGCTCGAGGGCCAATGGATCGACGTCCCCGACGATGCGGTGATTACCGAGCCAAATCGCGCCGGCCGGACCATGGTCTGGCCGATCAAGGACTCGCTCGGGATTTCGATCCGCTGCTTCCTGCCCGGCAGCATGACATAGCGAGGGCTCGGCCTTCGGCCGGGGAATCCGGCGCAGCGGATGGATCTTGCAGGCCGAGCGCGCCCGACACATGACGTAACCATACGTCACTGGACAGCATTGATACGCCGCGCTAACCACCGGAAAACGCGAGATATTCGCGCGCAATCGATGGGCTGGGCTGCTTGATGGGTACGATCGATCCAACCGCGCGGGTTGAGGATGGCGCTGTGATCGGCGAGGGGACGACAATCGGTCCCTATTGCATCATCGGGCCGAACGTCGTCATCGGCGCGAACTGCAGGCTGATCGCGCATGTGCACGTCACCGCGCAGACCACGATCGGCGATGGCTGCACGATCTATCCGTTCGTCTCGCTCGGCACACCGCCGCAATCGCTGAGTTACAAGGGCGAACTGACCCGGCTCGAGATCGGCGCGGGCTGCACGATCCGGGAATCCGTTACCATGAATGCCGGCACGGTCGCCGGCGGCGGTGTGACACGGGTCGGCGAGCGTGGTTACTTCATGAATTGCAGCCATGTCGGACACGATTGCCAGGTCGGCAATGATGTGATCTTCGCGACATCGGCAACGCTCGGCGGCCATTGCGAGATCGGCGATTTCGTCTTCATCGGCGGGCTCTCGGCCGTGCACCAGTTCACGCGGATCGGGCCGCAGGTGATGGTCGGCGGCGTCTGCGGCGTGCGCGGCGACATCATTCCGTTCGGGCTCGCCAATGGACAGTATGCCAGCCTCGAAGGACTGAACATCATTGGCATGAAGCGCCGCAAGTTCACCAAGGAACGGCTCGCCAAGGTGCGCTGGTTCTACCAAAAGCTGTTTCACGGGCCCGGTATTTTTGCCGAGCGGCTGAATGCGGTGCAGCCGATGGCCGGGGAAGATCCTGCGATTGCGGAAATCCTTGCCTTCATCGAGCAGGGCAAGCATCGCGCGCTTTGCCTTCCCGCCGGCGACGGCAACAAACCCTGATGACGGGATCGCCGCAGCCATGATCTCAGCGGCTTCCGATATTTCATCGCCCGTCGGCGTCATCGCAGGCGGCGGCGCAATGCCGTTCGCGGTGGCGGATTCGCTTGCTGCGCGGGGGATCGCGCCGGTGCTGTTCGCGCTGCGCGGCGCCTGCGATCCGGCCCCTCTCGAACGCTTCCGCCATCACTGGATTTCGGTCGGACAACTCGGCCGCGCCACAAAACTCTTTCGCAGCGAGGGCTGCCGCGATCTCATCTTCATCGGTACGCTGCTGCGGCCTGCGCTGTCGGAGATCAGGCTGGACTGGGGAACGCTCCGCGTGCTCGGCCGCGTCTGGGCGGCGTTTCGTGGCGGTGACGATCATCTGTTGTCGGGGATCGGCCGCATTCTCGAACAGGACGGTTTCCGGATGGTCGGCATCCGGGATGTCGCCCCCGACGTTCTGATGCCAGAGGGGCAAATTGCCCGCGCCACGCCGGATGCCGCTGCCGCCGCTGACATTGCCAAGGGGCGGGAGGTGCTCGGCGCGCTTGGCCCGTTCGACATCGGCCAGGCCGTGGTCGTGATCGACGGGCATGTTGTGGCGGTCGAGGATATCGAAGGCACCGATGGGCTGCTGGCGCGGGTGGCGAGGCTGCGCGAGGCGGGGCGCATTCGCGCCAGATCCGGCCGCGGCGTGCTGGTGAAGGCGCCGAAGAGCGGGCAGGATTTGCGCTTCGACCTGCCGACCGTGGGCGCAAAAACCATCGAAGGCGCAGCCAGCGCCGGGCTCGCCGGCATTGCCGTGATCGCCGGCCATACGATTGCCGCGGACTCGCAAGCCATGATCGAGGCCGCCGATCGCGCCGGCCTGTTCGTCCAGGGTTTATCAGCGTGACGCCGTCTCGCGCGACCGCCGGGATGGAGCGGAGGATATTTCTGATCGCGACGGAAGAATCCGGCGATCGTCTCGGCGCCAGCTTGATGAAAGTGCTGCGCCAGCGACTTGGCGATGCGGTGCAGTTCGAGGGCGTCGGCGGCCGCGCAATGGCGCGCGAAGGGCTGGATTCGCTGTTTCCGATCGAAGAGCTCTCGATCATCGGGCTGGCAGCGGTCGTCAAGGAACTGCCGAAGATCCTCGGGCTGATCAAGGAAACGGCCATCGTGGTGACGGAGGCCTCGCCCGATATTCTCGTCATCATCGACAGCCCCGACTTTACCCATCGCGTCGCCAGGCGCGTGCGCGCCAAGGATCCCAAAATTCCGATCGTCGACTATGTGTCGCCCTCGGTATGGGCGTGGCGGCCCGGCCGGGCGCGCGCGATGCGGAAATACGTCGATCACGTGCTGGCGCTCTTGCCGTTCGAGCCCGAGGCCTATCGCCGGCTGCACGGCCCGCCCTGCAGCTATGTCGGTCACCCCCTGACCGAGCAATTGTCGTCGCTGCGTCCGAATGCCGACGAGGCGAAGCGGCGGGCGGAGTCGCCGCCGGTGCTTTTGGTGCTGCCGGGAAGCCGCCGCAGCGAAATCCGCCACCACATGGCGGTATTCGGCCAAGCCGTCGGACTGCTGCAGGAGCAGGGCACGACGTTCGAACTGGTGCTGCCGACCATGCCGCATTTGCAAGAGGCGGTTGTGGACGCGGTGAAGGGCTGGCCGGTGCAGCCCCAGGTCGTGATCGGTGAGCAGGAGAAGCGGGCGGCATTCCGGATCGCGCACGCAGCGCTCGCCAAATCCGGCACCGTGACGCTCGAACTGGCATTGGCTGGCGTGCCGATGGTGACGGCTTACCGCGTCGGCGCCATGGAAGCGTTCATCCTGAGGCGCGCGATCCGCGTCTCGTCAGTGATCCTCGCCAATCTCGTGATCGGCAGGGACGTCATTCCCGAATTCCTGCAGGAAAACTGCACGCCTGAAAAACTGTCGCAAGCCCTTCGCGAAGTGCTGTCGGACTCGGCGCTCCGCCGTGAGCAGTTAGAGGCTTTCGCCACGCTCGACGGCATCATGTCGACCGGCAATCAGCCGCCCAGCGTGCGCGCCGCCGATATCGTGCTGGCGACGATGCGCAAGGCATGGCGGGGGTAGGCGTTGCAGGGTGAGCAAAGCGCAGCGTGCCCACCATCTCTCCCCAAGTCGCGTCGCCAACGGGGGCACGCCCCTTACAAGAGAAAAGCCGGACGCGGTGATCGCATCCGGCTTTCCGAATTGTCGTAAGCGACGTCGCTTACTTCCGCTTGTCCATCGCCACATAATCGCGGCGGGCGACGCCGGTGTAGAGCTGGCGCGGACGGCCGATCTTCTGCTGCGGATCCTCGATCATCTCGCTCCACTGGCTGATCCAGCCGACGGTGCGGGCGACCGCGAAC belongs to Bradyrhizobium icense and includes:
- the fabZ gene encoding 3-hydroxyacyl-ACP dehydratase FabZ — encoded protein: MEEAPVRFELVDINEILKTLPHRYPMLLIDRVIKIRTDYSGIGIKNVTFNEPPFLGHFPERPVYPGVMMIEAMAQTAGVIGIKSVEGTEKPRAVYFLTIDKCKFRKPVMPGDTIEYHMRSIGRRKAMWWFHGDAKVNGAVVAEADVGAMLTD
- a CDS encoding histidine phosphatase family protein, whose translation is MNRLASIISCLVFFLLMQPQGYAADLNGLVSSLKGGGYVIVFRHGATDDSQKDVYPFKFDDMSAQRQLSEKGRALARDLGAALAKLGVPIGEVYTSQLNRAVETGKLISGKDVSPVDALTDSGAGNPSAMANPDGKNAKIGRAIRGLVDVPPKAGVNNVAVTHKTNVADAFGKEFGDIREGEALVYKTSSSGPAVLVARVQPGEWIAQAGS
- the lpxA gene encoding acyl-ACP--UDP-N-acetylglucosamine O-acyltransferase, whose translation is MGTIDPTARVEDGAVIGEGTTIGPYCIIGPNVVIGANCRLIAHVHVTAQTTIGDGCTIYPFVSLGTPPQSLSYKGELTRLEIGAGCTIRESVTMNAGTVAGGGVTRVGERGYFMNCSHVGHDCQVGNDVIFATSATLGGHCEIGDFVFIGGLSAVHQFTRIGPQVMVGGVCGVRGDIIPFGLANGQYASLEGLNIIGMKRRKFTKERLAKVRWFYQKLFHGPGIFAERLNAVQPMAGEDPAIAEILAFIEQGKHRALCLPAGDGNKP
- a CDS encoding LpxI family protein; its protein translation is MISAASDISSPVGVIAGGGAMPFAVADSLAARGIAPVLFALRGACDPAPLERFRHHWISVGQLGRATKLFRSEGCRDLIFIGTLLRPALSEIRLDWGTLRVLGRVWAAFRGGDDHLLSGIGRILEQDGFRMVGIRDVAPDVLMPEGQIARATPDAAAAADIAKGREVLGALGPFDIGQAVVVIDGHVVAVEDIEGTDGLLARVARLREAGRIRARSGRGVLVKAPKSGQDLRFDLPTVGAKTIEGAASAGLAGIAVIAGHTIAADSQAMIEAADRAGLFVQGLSA
- the lpxB gene encoding lipid-A-disaccharide synthase translates to MERRIFLIATEESGDRLGASLMKVLRQRLGDAVQFEGVGGRAMAREGLDSLFPIEELSIIGLAAVVKELPKILGLIKETAIVVTEASPDILVIIDSPDFTHRVARRVRAKDPKIPIVDYVSPSVWAWRPGRARAMRKYVDHVLALLPFEPEAYRRLHGPPCSYVGHPLTEQLSSLRPNADEAKRRAESPPVLLVLPGSRRSEIRHHMAVFGQAVGLLQEQGTTFELVLPTMPHLQEAVVDAVKGWPVQPQVVIGEQEKRAAFRIAHAALAKSGTVTLELALAGVPMVTAYRVGAMEAFILRRAIRVSSVILANLVIGRDVIPEFLQENCTPEKLSQALREVLSDSALRREQLEAFATLDGIMSTGNQPPSVRAADIVLATMRKAWRG